The Azospirillum baldaniorum genome segment TTCTATAAATATTGATAAGCCGCTTCATGGTCCACGACTCCTTCCAAGCGATGAAGTGGCACTTATCATGCATTTCGCGCATTTCCTTGTTCTCGGGAAGCGCAAGTTTGTGACAAAGCTTTAGGCGCCGCGGCTTTTCTGATTCCCTAAGAATATTGCCCTCGTTGTACTTAAACTCAACAATGCTAAATCTCATGTTGTCATGATAAAGATAATCAGCTCCAGCATCTCTATCTTGCCCGCCCAGCGCATAAGAGGCAACTTTATTGTTAGTTGCGGCGGCTTCTTTCTTAAATAATGCAGTAAAAGCTTCAGCGACGCTTGGTTCATGGCTGGTCATAAGGACACCTTCATAAAGGCAATCAACAGGGAACCGTTTGGGCGGCAAATGATTGGACGCGGCACGTGGCCGGTCACAAGCTTGCTTAAGAACGGTTTTCGCGAAGGTGTCTACTTAAAGAAGTCCCTCCCCGTCAACGTTACAAGCGAGCGTAAGTGCTGAAGAAAACTATGCACCCCGACACACCACGTCGGAAACTCGAACGAATCGCAAGAGGTTAGCTTGGCAAGCATCGTGAACACAATGCACGCCCTTGCGTGGCGGCTTTCACACTCGAGTCAGCAAGTGAAAACCAGCTCAGGGCGCCGCTGTCGGGCATGTTCCTCGACCTTACCGCCGCTGTGCTGGAAAAGTCCCCAGGGTTATAGGAGGCGGAGTAGTAGGATGCTGAACGGAACAGAAGGTGTCGACCTGTCCTGTATGACACCTTGAGGCCGGCTGTCACCACAGGCTATGTAATACAGGCTGTCATACAGGGGATGCCAGATGCCGACACCTCCGATGTCCCTCCGCGTATCTCCAGAACATCAAGGGCTTGTCCGAGACGTGGCGGCCCGGCTGAAGGCCGATCCCGGCTTTGCTGACGCGCTGCGCGCCGCGCTGGGGGAGGGTGTGACACAGCCTGTCACTACAGCCTGTGTTACGGCTTGGATCGCGGGGTGTGTTACAGGCCGCAACACAGGTGGACGGCCAGCCCGCGCACCAGATCCAGCCCGATCCCACACCCGAAGGCCAGCCCGATCCCGCGGCCGGCGCCATAGCCGATGTCCTGCGCCGTGTGGAGGTGCTGGAGGCGCATGTCGCCGACCTCCGGGGCAAGGCCGGGCCGGCAAGCCAAGTGGCCAGTCAACAGCAAAGGCTGATCGCCGCCGCGGACCTGGAAGGCGTCATGACCCGCCTCCAGTACGCCGCGCACATCGGCGTGTCCAACCCGACGCTCACGCGCTGGGTGAAGCGGGGAATGCCGGTGCGGGACGATGGGCTTCTCGATGTCGAGGCGGTGGAGAGCTGGCGGAAGGCGAACGAGTCCCGACTCCTGGCGGAGAGGGTGAAGGGGTAGGGGAGGTTCGGGCCGGCGACACCGGCCCGAGCCTCCACAGCGCCGACGGGGGGCGGGAAGGGTTATATTCGAAGAAATACACTCGCCGTTCCTGCCTGACAAGCTCATGTCTTTCCATTTTTTGTGCAATTCCGCAATATTTGAATTCATAGTAAGCAACAACCGGAGATGATGGCTCCTCAATCTCGTAAGCTTCTAAATATTCATTCATCCTCATTAGAAGACTTGATATTTCGCTAAGTATTTTGTAATTACTATTTTTTTCAATATTTGCTCCGGCTTTCTTGCAAGTTTCCATGAATAAAAGAGCGCTTTCCATTGAATCGGAATAATTTGCAAATCCGTCAAATTTGCAACCTAAAAGAGTCTGTATATCAGTGTCAAGAAGGCCAATAACTTTCAAAATGCTGTTTTTCCGGGATTCGGTCTCAGTATGGCCTAGTTGTTTTTTGACTAGTTTCTCTACTTTGAGCTAGTTCGTCTTTCGTTGCGGCAAGAGTCTCGTTGGAGATGCGCAACTCTTCTGCCTGCATCGCAGTTGTGTAAAGCACGGCGATCAACGTTATGAAGTTGAGAAAAGGCCCAACCACACCGCCTAGGAAGCCACCAGCCTCGTTCATGGCGGTGGTACCGGTGCCCCATCCCCATCCGAACCGGTATAGAGCATAGGCGTTGAAGGCCAAACAGATCGCGCCAGCTGCTACGGCCAGCCATGTGAGTTTGGTTTTCGTCTTCATGGTAGGCTTCTCTGCACGTATGTGAGTGGTTGGCATGATCATATTCAACCAGTTTAAGAGGTGCAGCCGGTTTGTGGAGCCGTGCCGGCGCGCGCAGAGTGTCCGCCCTCCGGTCAATGACGATCCAAACCCGTTAGCTCAAGCCCGGCGGCTTGTGGATGGCTTCTGGGGAGGTGAGCGCTACCAGAGGCCCGTTCGGGTTCGTTGCGCTCTTCGGCCTTCTGGCGCGCTTCCCCGGATGGGGCTGGCCTGCGGTTCCGCCGCCGGCCAGCGGCATCGAGGGGAGGGGATCGGGCCGGCGCTGCGCCCGGCTGGACCGCTGCTTGGTGAGCTGGTGGCCGCGGTGGTGGCTATTGCGCCTGTGGCTGGAAAGGGCAGAACCTGTGCCCACCTTCTCTGGTACGGTGTCAGGTGCCTGGGCGTCCTATCATCGCCTGTGCATTGAGGGAATCTTGCGAGTGTGCTTCAGTCGAGTGTTTGTATTCTACAGATCGTTTTAACTTAGGGGTGTAATATGGCCAAAAAAAAACAAACGTGAAGAAAAAAAATTGAAATCAGACATCAAACGAGAAATGAAAAAAGTGCCTTTAGGTATGATAATCTCTGTTAATTATGATATCGGAAGTAAGAAATGGATATCAACATATCGAGTATATGACGGCTCTCTTCATGAGGGTGTTGGAAATACGGAAAATTTATCGAGGCTGATTGCAATGTTGAAAGCCGCAGATTATGCAGAAAATGGATATCAAACAATAACTCCTGAATTTGAGGACGGAGAAAAAAAGTATCTTCGGTGGAAAAATGAGTTAAGGTACATCTTAGATCAACAGAGGCAGTTAATTGACTATCTTATTCATAATCTTGCTGGAAATGATATCGGCTCATATGCAAATTTTGAAAAGATAAAAGGCAATACCAATGTCATTAGGTCTCTGCTCCTTATGATTCAAGCTGTCGGCGTATCGGAAAGCTCTATATATCAGCTATCTTCTTACACAAGTATGAATATTAGAGATTGTTATTCTATAGGCAGGTCTATATTAGAGACTTGTGTTAATATTTGCCTTCTGCATACATTGGGAATTGATGCGGTTAATAGAGCCGAACGGCACGCTCTTCAGAAATACTTTAGGGACCTAGATAGAAAAGTTCATTTAACTAACGTCAAAGTCAATTTGAAGAGTGAACTAGCCAGTAAGATTGATCCTTCTACAATTCCTGGCCTTAATGAGGCAATAAAAGAATTCTCAAGAAAAGATGGGAGCGAAGTTAGGGACTGGATAGATATGAGTATCGATAAAAAAATAGACATAATAGCTGAATCGCATCCTATTCATTTAGGAACAACTCTTGCTGCGGCAAGGATGTCTCTGTACAGGCATTCCTCAGAGATACTGCATGGGACTTTATTTGGTGTTAGGTACTTTTTCGCGCCTAATATTTTTGTAAGAGGTCCTGCTTCTTCAAGAGAGGAGATGATTGAGAACTTGTATGAGCACTTCCTTTCGTGTTTTACGGCAATTTACTTTTCGATTGATGTTATGATTGAAATGCTCAGTGTTGAGTACGGACTGAATGGCGTTAAGGAACGCCGCTCTGCTCTTTTAAAGCGGTTGCTGAAACTTGAATTCATAAAAGCCGCTGAGAAGGCCGAATAGAATTCAGATAGGCTTTCCCTTCGGATGTCAAATCATTCCCGCTTTACTACCTTGTCGCCGTCCAGCCCGTAGGGGGGCGACAACCCCGATCCCATCGGGTCACTCACCCGCCGGCCTGGAGCTGCTCACCTGCATGGTGATGATCGCCACGCAGCTCGCCAGCCGGGCGGGGAGGGGCGTTGTGCCCCTCTGGCGCTAGGGGGCACCGCGACCGGTGCACCGCTGGCGGATGCCCGACAGATCGCACTCTGGTGGCCTGTGGGTGCGGTCTGCGGGGAGGGGCTAATGTGTGGCCCCTCCACCTGGGTGTGCTCGGTGGCTGAGCGTCAGGCGCGGGCCACTAGCTTCGTTTGGCGCAGGTAAAAAGTGCATTCCAGCGTCGTAGGGCGCCTAGGGCATGCTGGTGAGCTTCCTTAACGTCGATTAGCGTAGCCGGTGAGGCGCATAGATCCTGGATAGCTGGGCTGCGTCGGTGCGGATGTCGTTGTCGGCATGGGAACTCGCCGAAAACTGCCAAAGCGGCAGTCCGTCTTTTTCACCAATGAGGACGGGAGGCGAAACTGAAAGACCGCCGGCGCATGCCGCGAGGGTAAGTAGGCCGACCGCAGAGAGGATGGGGCGATACATTGATGCCTCATAAATGATAAAGGTATCCACTGTTATGGGTAAGCCAGATTGCAATCTAGAGCAATCCCGCATTGAGCAAAATCGCTGAGGGAATTCCCGTCGGCGCCGTTTTGTAATTCGCTGCGTGTTATCACTGGGCGCGTATTGGCACTCTTCTCGACGCATTTCGGCCAGACTACTTACGATCAGCTAGTTATGCATGCTACTGGTGCCTGCCGAACAGATCGTGTCGTTTGTAGAACTGCATACTCTGTATGCTTCTGCCCACTAAGTCTTGATGATACTGTCGGCCAACGACGGCACAGACCGGTCATCATCCTTCGCCGCCCTTCCTCAACCGTACCCCCGCACCCCCGCCATTCTCCGGGATGAACTCAACGCCAGCCGCTTCCATGGCCGTGCGGATAGCGTTGAGGGTGCGCGGCTGAGGTGCTGTATCCCCTTTCTCAAACCGGACAAGGGATCGCTTCGCAACCTCTCCGTTGGTTGCTTCGGCAAGCTCATCTTGACTCCAGTTCAAGAGTCCCCTGGCCGCACGGCATTGGGCTGGTGTTATCGACATGGCACTTTTAGTGACATTCATTGTTGACCGATGTCGTCACGATATGGCACTTTTAGTGACATAGCAAGCGCGGCCGAACCGGGTGTTGGGAGCATCCGGCCCGGCCTGACCACAATCGAGCTGCATGGAGCTACGGATCATGGCTGATTCCGTCAATACCACACCTTTGCCCGGCGCTGGCCGCCGGAAATCGGCTGGCGCCCTGGTGCCGACCAAGCCCGCCGACTTGCCGCCCCTGACCCCCGATCAATTGAACGACCAAGACGGCGAGCCGCGGGTGCTCGACCTGACGATTGCTGAGCGGTTGGGGATGGCTGACCGTCACAAGATTCGCTCCCTCATCGTGAAGAACCGCGCCGAGCTGGAGAGCTACGGCCCGCTCGTCGAGGTGGATGGGGTTTCCGCTCGCCAAGCGGAAACCTACGGGGAGGTTCGGGACACCGTGTCCCAAACCTCCGACAAAGGAGGCCGCCCCGGCAAAGCCTACTACCTGAACGAAGGCCAAGCGCTGGTCATCTGCGCCCTGTCCCGCACCCCGCAAGCCGCCCTGGTGCGCCGGCAGATCATCGAGGTGTTCTTGGCTTACAGGCGGGGCGTGCTGCCCGTGGCCGAGGAACAGCAACAGACCATCGCCCACCTCGCCGCGGAGCTGGCCGACCTGCGCCAGCGCGTCGCCCTGATCGGCGCGGCCCCGCACATCCGGGCGATCTTCAAGGGCGGCTTCCTGCCGGGCTCCACCGCCCTGACGGTGCAGGACATCAGCATGGAATGGGACGAGCCGCGCATCTCCGACCAGCGGCTTGCGGTCCAGCTCGGGCTGCCGGACATGCACACCGTGCGCAAGCTGATCCGTTCCCACCGGAGCCTGTTGGCTGGCCTGGGCCGGATCGTGAACGTCCCGCAGGCGAAGGAGACGGTAGGGAAGGGGGATGCACCGGGCGTCTTCTGGCTGACCGAGTTGCAGTCCCTGGCCGTCTGCGGGCTGGTGAGCGGCAATGTCGCGTCGGCGAACTGTGGGCGCGGCACGGCTGACGTGCGTTTCTCTTTGTCATGGACAAGAACCGGCGTTCGGAGTCCAGTCGCAAAACCTTCATTCCACGGGACGCGTCTGTTCTTCGTCCGTTTTGAATTGTATTCCAATATTGGAGCGGAGAAGGTGCGCCACCTTCTCCGTCACCAGATTACACAGTCACAAACCAGGAGCTTGAGACCGCGGTGATTTGCACACCGACCAAAGTGACCGTATCCGAAGCGCCGAAAACGATCTGTACGTTGCCGCTCACATCGGCGGCCAATGTGTAGGTTTGACCTTCCGCCAAACCGATGAGATCGCCTTGCCCGGCGTTGAAATCTCGCAGGATGTCGTTGCCGCCGCCGTTGGAGAAGACGAACAGGTCGGCACCGCTTCCGCCAACCAACGAGTCGTCGCCGAAGCCACCGATCAACGTGTCGTTTCCGCTGCCGCCGGATAGGGTATCGTTTCCGCCCCCTCCCAAAAGCCAATCGTTCCCGTTGCCGCCGGACAGGGTGTCGTTTCCGTCCCCGCCGTCCAACCAGTCGTTGCCGTTGTCACCGCGTAGGCTGTCGGCATAGGCACCACCCGTGAGCGAGTCGTCGCCATCCCCACCGATCAGTTCCACCGCGGCGGAGGCATTGACCGCCGTCACGGTGTCGCTGCCGACGCTGCCGCTGAACAGTTCGATGGAGGCTGAAAGGTCCAGCGTCACGCCACCGGAGTATCGGGCATAGACCGTGTCATTACCGGCACCGCCATCCAAGGATGCGGTCTGGGTATCAACATACAGGCGATCATCACCAGCGCCTCCGAACAGCACGTTGTCGCCGCTGCCGCCAACCAGCACATCGTTTCCGTCGCCGCCATAAAGCGTGTCGTTGCCAGCGTCACCACGCAGCGTGTCGTCAAAGGCGCTGCCAACGAGCAGGTCATCGCCCGCGCCGCCGTTGATCTCCACCAGCGTGACGGAGCCAGTAGCGGTCAGGATGTCATTGCCGGAGCCGCTGAACACCCGCTCGATGCCGCTGGCGGTAAGGTCCAGGGTGAGGTTTCCGTCCCCCTGGACATAGACGGTGTCGAACCCGGCCCCGCCACTCACCAGAGCATCGTCCGCGTCGATGTACAGCACATCATCGCCGTCTCCAGCGATTAGGGTGTCGCTGCCATTGCCGCCGGTCAATGTGTCGTTGAAAGCGCTACCAAGGATGAGGTCGTCGCCGTCACGCCCGTTGATCGCAAGGCCGAGGAGGGCGCCGGTGCCGATCAGGCTGTCGTCTCCGCCTCCGCCATAGGCCTGTTCAATGCTGCACGCTGCCAGATCGAGACTGGCGCCGACGCTGCCTTGAACGACGGCGGTATCGAAGCCGGCACCACCCTGCAATGGCGCGTCGGCATCGTCGAAGTAGAAGCGGTCGTCGCCATCGCCTCCGATCAGCGTATCAGCCCCTGCTCCACCGGTCAGCGTATCGTTGCCTGAACCACCGACGATCATGTTATCCAGCGTGTTTCCGGTACCGGCGAAGTTACCGGTACCAATGAAGGTCAACCGCTCCAGGTTGGCACCAAGAGTGTAACTGTTCAGCGAGGTCCGCACCTCGTCCACGCCTTCGTTGACCAATTCCCGAACCACGTCACGCACGTTGTCCACAATGTAGACGTCGTCACCGGCACCGCCGCTTAAC includes the following:
- a CDS encoding helix-turn-helix transcriptional regulator; the protein is MNVTKSAMSITPAQCRAARGLLNWSQDELAEATNGEVAKRSLVRFEKGDTAPQPRTLNAIRTAMEAAGVEFIPENGGGAGVRLRKGGEG